A genomic stretch from Pseudomonadota bacterium includes:
- a CDS encoding hotdog fold domain-containing protein, which yields MVRTLPIWQTLADKPLGKWLFSRVLCFKAPYFATIRPRFQALRPGYSEITFGKRRAVLNHIGTVHAIAMCNAAELVAGTMTDVTIPASHRWIPKGMRVEYLQKATSTLRAVATPAPGAAPDREGDYEVHVDVTDAEGTTVLHAVITMWVTPRSR from the coding sequence ATCGTGCGAACACTCCCCATCTGGCAAACGCTCGCCGACAAACCCCTCGGCAAGTGGCTTTTCTCGCGGGTGCTGTGCTTCAAGGCACCGTACTTCGCCACCATCCGGCCCCGATTCCAAGCGCTGCGCCCCGGCTACAGCGAAATCACCTTCGGCAAACGGCGTGCTGTTCTTAACCACATCGGCACTGTGCACGCGATCGCGATGTGCAATGCCGCCGAACTGGTGGCGGGCACGATGACCGATGTGACCATCCCCGCGTCGCACCGGTGGATCCCCAAGGGCATGCGCGTCGAGTACCTGCAGAAGGCCACAAGTACCCTACGCGCGGTCGCAACGCCCGCCCCTGGCGCGGCACCCGACCGTGAGGGTGACTACGAGGTGCACGTCGATGTCACCGATGCCGAGGGGACGACCGTGCTCCACGCCGTCATCACGATGTGGGTGACGCCGAGGAGTCGATAA
- a CDS encoding alpha/beta hydrolase, whose amino-acid sequence MSGPSLRSALAWLLLPALVLAAAWWLLPGQGQEKVPAAPTVPLTYRGVELQARTIETSAGERFEFAHAKLEVPEVRAKPNSRALSIGFAVIPKRPDAGDVPVFLVAGGPGSSYIKRIEEPWLQDMIALLRRVGDVVLVDLRGIHSSTPNFRLGGVERKFRVIGDRERFDTLLHDAGAAGREKLLRDGFDLDGYVVTEAAADIIAVADTLGYEKIHMQGTSFGSHLTFTTVREYPHRVDRFLVSGLEGYDHTFDDGREVLKALQLIAGETHEVWAGAHDASDPLAALQALAARAAEDPKDAFGLREHEVLSVFTSGELFGFDYRLSNRQHMAGWPAAVDQLLKGKRTWRAWWVRRLAGFAVGRFPAEAAVGLFDCSSAISRSRRLELEASAPPHFPDDLRQMDALCRGWSVAPLPADFQAGTRSDVPGLFVHGTYDVSTPYANATQMLAQFPNASLVTVVGGSHAALTEAIGNDAAFGPALVAWFNGGAAPGEVRLAPLRFDPLSP is encoded by the coding sequence TTGAGCGGCCCGAGCTTGCGAAGTGCCCTCGCGTGGCTGCTGCTGCCGGCCCTGGTGCTGGCCGCCGCCTGGTGGCTTTTGCCTGGCCAAGGGCAGGAAAAGGTACCTGCGGCGCCGACCGTGCCCCTTACCTACCGCGGTGTTGAGCTTCAGGCGCGAACAATAGAGACGTCGGCCGGAGAACGCTTCGAGTTTGCGCACGCAAAACTCGAGGTGCCCGAAGTCAGGGCGAAGCCGAACAGCCGGGCCCTTTCGATCGGCTTCGCCGTTATCCCCAAGCGGCCCGACGCTGGCGACGTGCCGGTGTTCCTCGTCGCAGGCGGCCCGGGCTCCAGCTATATCAAGCGCATCGAAGAACCCTGGCTGCAGGACATGATCGCGTTGCTACGCCGCGTAGGGGACGTCGTGCTGGTGGATCTGCGCGGCATTCACAGTTCAACGCCCAACTTCAGACTCGGCGGGGTCGAGCGCAAGTTTCGCGTGATCGGTGATCGTGAGCGCTTCGACACGCTGCTGCACGACGCCGGGGCCGCAGGCCGCGAGAAGCTACTGCGCGATGGCTTTGACCTCGACGGCTATGTGGTCACCGAGGCAGCGGCGGACATCATCGCCGTGGCCGATACATTGGGCTACGAGAAGATCCACATGCAAGGCACCAGCTTTGGGTCTCACCTGACCTTCACCACGGTTCGGGAGTACCCCCATCGCGTCGACCGCTTTTTGGTGAGCGGCCTGGAGGGGTATGACCACACCTTCGACGACGGCCGCGAGGTGCTCAAGGCATTGCAGCTGATCGCTGGCGAAACCCACGAGGTATGGGCCGGTGCGCACGACGCGTCCGACCCCCTGGCCGCCCTGCAGGCGCTCGCTGCGCGAGCCGCCGAGGATCCGAAGGACGCCTTCGGCCTACGCGAGCACGAGGTGCTGAGCGTGTTTACCTCGGGTGAGCTATTCGGCTTCGATTACCGCCTCTCCAATCGGCAGCACATGGCGGGCTGGCCTGCTGCTGTCGATCAGTTGCTGAAGGGCAAGCGCACCTGGCGCGCATGGTGGGTTCGCCGCTTGGCGGGTTTTGCGGTGGGGAGATTCCCCGCGGAGGCAGCGGTGGGCTTGTTCGACTGCAGCTCTGCCATTTCCCGGTCTCGCCGTCTCGAACTCGAAGCGAGCGCGCCGCCGCACTTTCCGGACGATCTGCGCCAGATGGATGCCTTGTGTCGCGGGTGGTCGGTGGCGCCGTTGCCGGCGGACTTCCAAGCGGGCACTCGATCGGACGTTCCCGGGCTCTTCGTTCACGGCACCTACGATGTCTCGACACCTTACGCGAACGCGACGCAGATGCTGGCGCAGTTCCCCAATGCATCGCTGGTCACGGTGGTCGGCGGGTCTCATGCGGCCTTGACTGAGGCCATCGGCAATGACGCTGCCTTTGGGCCTGCGCTGGTGGCATGGTTCAACGGGGGAGCAGCGCCCGGCGAGGTGCGCTTGGCGCCGCTTCGCTTCGACCCCCTCTCGCCCTAG
- a CDS encoding MarR family transcriptional regulator — translation MTQDLIDRLLTDWEQQGLAVDPQAMAVVGRAIHLGRLLESRVNALLRPHKLTYSEFDILATLRRTGGDYCLSPTRLRDSVLLTSGAMTSAVDRLVAKSLVTRERTGADRRSVSVRLSETGKVLIDELIALRFEDATATLSVLSPAQAATTATSLKRLIMHTQALAAEQPRQVEALR, via the coding sequence ATGACCCAAGATCTGATTGATCGCCTGCTGACGGACTGGGAGCAGCAGGGCCTGGCGGTCGACCCCCAGGCCATGGCGGTCGTCGGGCGTGCGATCCACCTGGGGCGCCTGCTCGAGTCCCGCGTCAATGCGCTACTGCGCCCCCACAAGCTGACCTACTCGGAATTCGACATCCTGGCCACCTTGCGCCGAACGGGCGGTGACTACTGCCTCTCGCCTACACGACTCAGGGATTCCGTTCTGCTCACCTCCGGCGCCATGACGAGTGCTGTCGATCGCCTCGTGGCGAAGAGCCTGGTGACCCGCGAGCGTACGGGCGCTGATCGACGGAGCGTCAGCGTCCGCTTGAGTGAGACGGGCAAAGTGTTGATCGATGAACTCATCGCCCTGCGCTTTGAAGATGCAACCGCCACGCTGAGCGTGCTGAGTCCGGCGCAGGCCGCCACCACGGCAACGTCCCTAAAGCGACTGATCATGCATACGCAGGCGCTGGCGGCTGAGCAGCCACGCCAAGTGGAGGCCTTGCGTTGA